In one Mycobacterium heckeshornense genomic region, the following are encoded:
- a CDS encoding TatD family hydrolase, producing the protein MRVSTNRPGKRTAPPAPEPLAPLIDAHTHLDACGAADVAGVRAIVDRAAAVGVEAVVTVADDMNSARWVVRAAEWDPRVYAAIALHPTRADALTEAARADIERLAAHPRVVAIGETGMDLYWPGRLDGCARPAAQREAFAWHIDLAKRTGKPLMIHNRQADAEVLDVLCGEGAPDTVIFHCFSSGPAMARSCVDAGWLLSLAGTVSFRNARELRDAVVLVPAEQLLVETDAPYLTPHPYRGAANEPYCLPYTVRALAELVQRPADELAQVTTANARRVYRLVTGS; encoded by the coding sequence GTGCGGGTGAGCACCAACCGGCCCGGTAAACGCACGGCACCGCCAGCCCCGGAGCCGTTGGCCCCGTTGATCGACGCGCACACCCATCTCGACGCGTGTGGCGCCGCCGACGTCGCGGGCGTGCGCGCGATCGTCGACCGCGCCGCCGCCGTCGGCGTCGAGGCGGTGGTGACCGTCGCCGACGACATGAACTCGGCGCGCTGGGTGGTCCGCGCAGCCGAGTGGGATCCGCGGGTCTATGCCGCGATAGCGCTGCACCCGACCCGCGCCGACGCGCTGACCGAGGCCGCTCGCGCCGACATCGAGCGGCTCGCCGCGCACCCGCGGGTGGTGGCGATCGGCGAAACCGGGATGGACCTGTACTGGCCGGGCCGCCTGGACGGCTGTGCGCGGCCAGCCGCGCAGCGCGAGGCGTTCGCCTGGCACATTGACCTGGCCAAGCGGACCGGCAAACCGTTGATGATCCACAACCGCCAGGCCGACGCCGAGGTGCTCGATGTGCTGTGCGGCGAGGGCGCACCCGACACCGTGATCTTTCACTGCTTCTCGTCAGGCCCGGCGATGGCCCGCAGCTGCGTCGATGCCGGCTGGTTGCTGAGCCTCGCCGGGACGGTCAGCTTCCGCAATGCCCGTGAGCTGCGGGACGCCGTCGTGCTGGTGCCGGCCGAGCAGTTGCTGGTGGAGACCGACGCACCGTATCTGACCCCGCACCCCTACCGCGGCGCTGCCAACGAGCCGTACTGCCTGCCCTACACTGTGCGAGCGCTGGCCGAACTCGTGCAGCGACCCGCGGACGAACTGGCGCAGGTCACCACGGCCAATGCTCGCCGGGTCTACCGGCTCGTCACCGGCTCTTAA
- a CDS encoding resuscitation-promoting factor, translating into MNVLTKLHQTPSPPLRILVAALLLVLTFAGGYAVAARKTVTLSVDGTRLTVTTMKSRVIDVLKENGFDVGERDDLYPAGNERVRNDDEIVLRRSRPLQISLDGHDTKQAWTTASTVGEALAQLAMTDTAPATASRGSRVPLAGMALPVVTAKTVRINDGGAVRTVHLAAPNVGELLDAAGAPLQQSDKVMPGASTPVTDGMQIEVTRIRMERITERVPLPPTPHRIEDPEMNVSRQVVEDPGSPGTQDVTFAVAKVNGVETGRLPVANTVITPARDAVLRVGTKPGTEVPPVPDATIWDAIARCEAGGNWAINTGNGYYGGVQFDQNTWERSGGLRYAPRADLATREEQIAIAETVLQRQGWGAWPVCSGRAGAR; encoded by the coding sequence GTGAACGTACTCACCAAGCTCCACCAGACCCCCTCGCCGCCCCTGCGGATCCTGGTCGCCGCCCTATTGCTGGTGCTGACGTTCGCGGGCGGGTATGCCGTCGCCGCGCGTAAGACGGTCACGCTGAGCGTCGACGGCACCCGGTTGACGGTCACGACCATGAAGTCGCGGGTTATCGACGTGCTCAAAGAGAACGGGTTCGACGTCGGCGAGCGCGACGACTTGTACCCTGCCGGCAACGAGCGGGTTCGCAACGACGACGAGATTGTCCTGCGGCGCAGCCGGCCACTGCAGATCTCCCTGGACGGCCACGACACCAAGCAGGCGTGGACCACGGCGTCCACGGTCGGCGAGGCGCTGGCCCAACTGGCCATGACCGACACCGCGCCCGCCACCGCCTCGCGCGGCAGCCGGGTTCCGTTGGCCGGGATGGCGCTTCCGGTGGTCACCGCCAAGACCGTGCGGATCAACGACGGCGGCGCGGTGCGCACCGTGCACCTGGCTGCCCCGAACGTCGGCGAGCTGCTCGACGCCGCTGGTGCGCCACTGCAGCAAAGCGACAAGGTGATGCCGGGTGCTTCCACGCCGGTCACCGACGGAATGCAGATCGAGGTCACCCGCATCCGCATGGAGAGAATCACCGAACGGGTGCCGCTGCCGCCGACGCCGCACCGCATCGAAGACCCGGAAATGAACGTCAGCCGCCAGGTCGTCGAAGACCCGGGCAGCCCGGGCACCCAAGACGTGACCTTCGCTGTGGCCAAGGTCAACGGGGTGGAGACTGGCCGGTTACCCGTCGCCAACACAGTGATCACCCCGGCCCGTGACGCGGTGCTGCGGGTCGGCACCAAGCCGGGCACTGAGGTGCCGCCGGTGCCCGATGCGACAATCTGGGATGCCATCGCCCGCTGCGAAGCCGGCGGCAACTGGGCGATCAACACCGGAAACGGGTATTACGGTGGTGTGCAATTCGACCAAAACACGTGGGAACGCAGCGGCGGCTTGCGGTATGCGCCGCGCGCTGATCTAGCCACCCGTGAAGAGCAGATTGCCATTGCTGAGACGGTGCTGCAGCGGCAGGGGTGGGGCGCCTGGCCGGTGTGCAGCGGAAGAGCAGGTGCACGCTGA
- the rsmA gene encoding 16S rRNA (adenine(1518)-N(6)/adenine(1519)-N(6))-dimethyltransferase RsmA translates to MAGVQRKSRCTLTIRLLGRTEIRRLARELEFRPRKALGQNFVHDANTVRRVVSASGVARSDHVLEVGPGLGSLTLALLDRGAAVTAVEVDPVLAGRLHQTVAEHSHSEIHRLTVLNRDILSIRRVDLAVEPTAVVANLPYNVAVPALLHLLAEFPSVRTVMVMVQAEVAERLAAEPGAKDYGVPSVKVRFFGRVRRFGMVSPTVFWPIPRVYSGLVRIDRYEVSPWPTDELFRQRVFELIDIAFAQRRKTSRNAFAEWAGSGNESASRLLAASIDPARRGETLSIQDFVRLLQRSGVWKDDAAAGQEAS, encoded by the coding sequence CTGGCCGGTGTGCAGCGGAAGAGCAGGTGCACGCTGACCATACGGCTACTAGGCCGGACCGAAATACGGCGGCTGGCTAGGGAACTCGAATTCCGTCCACGAAAAGCATTGGGACAGAACTTCGTTCACGATGCCAACACGGTGCGCCGAGTGGTCTCCGCGTCGGGGGTGGCCCGGTCCGACCATGTGCTGGAGGTAGGGCCAGGTCTGGGCTCACTGACCCTGGCATTGCTCGACCGCGGGGCCGCGGTCACCGCCGTCGAGGTCGACCCTGTGCTGGCCGGCCGGCTGCACCAAACCGTCGCCGAGCACTCCCACAGCGAAATTCACCGGCTGACAGTGCTCAACCGCGACATCTTGTCAATCCGTCGGGTCGACCTGGCCGTCGAGCCGACAGCGGTGGTCGCTAACCTGCCATATAACGTCGCCGTTCCGGCGCTTTTGCATCTGCTCGCCGAGTTTCCTTCAGTGCGCACGGTGATGGTGATGGTGCAGGCCGAAGTCGCCGAACGGCTCGCGGCTGAACCGGGAGCCAAAGACTACGGGGTGCCCAGCGTCAAAGTGCGCTTCTTCGGGCGGGTCCGGCGCTTCGGCATGGTGTCGCCGACGGTGTTCTGGCCGATTCCACGGGTTTACTCCGGGCTGGTGCGCATCGACCGCTACGAGGTTTCGCCGTGGCCCACCGACGAGCTTTTCCGCCAGCGTGTGTTCGAACTGATTGACATCGCATTTGCACAGCGGCGCAAGACATCTCGCAATGCCTTTGCCGAATGGGCCGGCTCGGGCAACGAATCCGCGAGCCGGCTGCTCGCCGCCAGCATCGACCCGGCCCGTCGCGGCGAGACGCTGTCCATCCAAGACTTCGTGCGACTGCTGCAGCGCTCAGGTGTCTGGAAGGACGACGCTGCTGCCGGCCAGGAGGCGTCGTAG
- a CDS encoding serine/threonine-protein kinase: protein MLDAGETFDGYVLDREVGRGGSAIVYQAHDREHPDQVVALKILSEDHRTAPERARLNREFEFARRLGHPHIVEVYAHRPHWLAMQFVDGGKSTRLQRLEQRLAALAQISDALDYIHRCGIVHADVKPANILVANDFSRTGAVLVDFGVAHAVVEDVFRRPKNLQASLSYAAPEVLRGYAPTAATDQYALACSAVELITGAPPFTPDTAAELVDAHLRGIPPRMSRKATWLPRAFDAAVAKAMSRDPELRYQSCTEFVEHITRVLR, encoded by the coding sequence ATGCTCGACGCCGGCGAGACCTTCGACGGCTACGTCCTGGACAGAGAAGTTGGCCGGGGCGGCTCGGCCATCGTCTACCAGGCGCATGACCGCGAGCATCCCGACCAGGTGGTGGCCCTGAAAATCCTCAGCGAGGACCACCGGACTGCTCCGGAACGCGCGCGGCTAAACCGCGAATTCGAGTTCGCGCGTCGACTCGGCCATCCCCACATCGTCGAGGTCTACGCGCACAGACCGCATTGGCTGGCGATGCAATTCGTCGACGGCGGCAAATCGACGCGGCTGCAACGACTGGAACAACGCCTGGCCGCGCTTGCCCAGATTTCCGACGCCCTGGATTACATCCACCGTTGTGGTATCGTGCACGCCGACGTCAAGCCAGCCAATATCCTTGTGGCAAACGATTTTTCGCGGACTGGAGCGGTGCTGGTCGACTTCGGGGTGGCGCACGCAGTCGTCGAGGATGTGTTTCGGCGGCCCAAGAACCTGCAGGCCTCGCTGTCGTATGCCGCTCCAGAGGTGCTGCGTGGATACGCACCCACAGCGGCGACAGACCAATACGCGCTGGCTTGTTCAGCGGTGGAACTGATCACCGGCGCACCGCCATTCACCCCAGATACCGCCGCGGAGCTGGTGGACGCTCATCTACGTGGTATCCCCCCACGCATGTCACGTAAAGCCACGTGGCTGCCGCGCGCCTTCGACGCCGCGGTCGCCAAGGCGATGTCGCGAGATCCCGAACTGCGGTATCAATCCTGCACGGAATTCGTCGAACACATCACCCGAGTGCTGCGCTGA
- a CDS encoding 4-(cytidine 5'-diphospho)-2-C-methyl-D-erythritol kinase, translating into MDGNTAAQWVPTGSVTVRVPGKVNLYLAVGDRRADGYHELTTVFHAVSLVDEVTVRNADVLSLKVIGEGADEVPADERNLAWQAAELMAEHVGRAPDVSITIDKSIPVAGGMAGGSADAAAVLVGMNVLWELGVPRRDLNTLAARLGSDVPFALHGGTALGTGRGEELATVLSRNTFHWVLAFADSGLSTTAVFAELDRLRKAGAPPRLGDPGPVLAALAAGDPQQLAPLLGNELQAAAVSLDPSLRRALRAGEEAGALAGIVSGSGPTCAFLCSSATSAIDVGTQLSGAGVCRTVRVASGPVHGARVVPAPVTEV; encoded by the coding sequence ATGGACGGAAACACCGCTGCTCAGTGGGTGCCCACCGGATCGGTCACGGTCCGGGTGCCCGGAAAGGTCAACCTCTACCTGGCCGTTGGCGATCGCCGCGCCGACGGCTATCACGAGCTGACTACGGTGTTTCACGCCGTCTCGCTGGTCGATGAGGTCACTGTCCGCAACGCTGACGTGCTGTCACTCAAGGTCATTGGCGAAGGCGCCGACGAGGTGCCTGCGGACGAGCGCAACCTGGCTTGGCAGGCTGCCGAGCTGATGGCCGAGCATGTCGGTCGGGCACCGGATGTGTCGATCACGATCGACAAGTCCATTCCCGTTGCCGGTGGTATGGCGGGCGGCAGCGCCGACGCGGCGGCGGTTTTGGTCGGCATGAATGTGCTGTGGGAGCTCGGCGTGCCACGCCGCGACCTGAATACCCTCGCCGCACGGCTGGGCAGCGACGTGCCGTTCGCGCTGCACGGCGGCACCGCGCTGGGAACCGGGCGCGGCGAGGAGCTGGCCACCGTGTTGTCGCGGAACACCTTCCACTGGGTGCTGGCGTTCGCCGACAGCGGCCTGTCGACCACCGCGGTCTTCGCCGAGCTCGACCGGCTGCGGAAAGCCGGGGCGCCGCCGCGACTCGGAGATCCCGGGCCTGTGCTGGCGGCGCTCGCCGCCGGTGATCCGCAGCAGTTGGCGCCGTTGCTCGGCAACGAGCTGCAAGCTGCAGCGGTGAGCTTGGATCCTTCGCTGCGCCGCGCGTTGCGTGCCGGTGAGGAGGCGGGCGCCTTGGCCGGAATCGTCTCCGGATCCGGGCCGACGTGCGCGTTTTTGTGTTCGTCGGCGACGTCGGCGATCGACGTCGGCACCCAGCTATCCGGCGCCGGGGTCTGCCGCACGGTCCGCGTCGCGAGCGGGCCCGTGCACGGCGCCCGAGTGGTGCCTGCTCCTGTGACCGAGGTGTGA
- a CDS encoding fatty acyl-AMP ligase, with product MSRFTEKMFRNAHESPRGMVTGEPHNPVRHTWREVHERARRVAGGLAANGVGHGDAVGVLVGAPVEIAPTAQGLWMRGASLTMLHQPTPRTDLAVWAQDTTTVVDMIEAKAVIVSDPFMGAAPVLQERGVRVLTVEQLLAADPIDPIDTDEDDLALMQLTSGSTGSPKAVQITHRNVYSNVEAMFVGVKYDLETDVMISWLPCFHDMGMIGFLTVPMYFGAELVKVTPMDFLRDTLLWAKLIDKYKGTFICGPNFAYSLFAKRLRKQAKPGQFDLSTLRIAMSGAEPVDPADVEDLIDAGRPFGLRPEAILPAYGMAETTLAVSFSPVGQGLIVDEVDADLLAALRRAVPATKGNVRRLASLGPVLDGIEARVVDEDGNVLPPRGVGVIELRGEPITPGYITMGGFIPAQDEHGWYDTGDLGYITENGHIVVCGRVKDVIIMAGRNIYPTDIERAACRVEGVRPGCAVAVRLDAGHSRETFAVAVESNAYDDPAEVRRIEHQVAHEVVAEVDVRPRNVVVLGPGTIPKTPSGKLRRANSVTLVT from the coding sequence GTGAGCAGGTTTACCGAGAAAATGTTCCGCAACGCTCACGAGAGCCCGCGCGGCATGGTCACCGGGGAGCCGCACAACCCGGTTCGGCATACCTGGCGCGAGGTGCATGAGCGGGCCCGCCGGGTAGCCGGCGGGCTGGCGGCTAACGGCGTCGGCCACGGCGACGCGGTCGGCGTGCTTGTCGGCGCGCCGGTGGAGATCGCGCCGACGGCGCAGGGGCTGTGGATGCGCGGCGCCAGCCTGACCATGCTGCATCAGCCCACCCCGCGCACCGATCTCGCGGTATGGGCGCAGGACACGACGACCGTGGTCGACATGATCGAGGCCAAAGCGGTCATCGTTTCCGACCCCTTCATGGGAGCCGCGCCGGTGCTGCAGGAACGCGGAGTTCGCGTGCTGACCGTCGAGCAGTTGCTGGCCGCTGACCCGATCGACCCGATCGACACCGACGAGGACGATCTGGCGCTGATGCAGCTGACGTCGGGCTCGACCGGCTCGCCCAAGGCCGTGCAGATCACCCACCGCAACGTGTACTCCAACGTCGAGGCCATGTTCGTCGGCGTCAAGTACGACCTTGAGACCGACGTGATGATCAGCTGGCTGCCGTGCTTTCACGACATGGGCATGATCGGCTTTTTGACCGTGCCGATGTACTTCGGCGCCGAGCTGGTCAAGGTCACCCCGATGGACTTTTTGCGTGACACGCTGCTGTGGGCCAAGCTGATCGACAAGTACAAGGGCACGTTTATCTGCGGGCCGAATTTTGCCTATTCACTGTTCGCCAAGCGGTTGCGTAAGCAGGCCAAGCCCGGCCAGTTCGACCTGTCGACCCTGCGGATTGCGATGTCGGGGGCCGAACCGGTGGATCCTGCCGACGTCGAAGACCTGATCGACGCGGGCCGGCCGTTCGGCCTGCGCCCGGAGGCCATCCTGCCCGCGTACGGCATGGCGGAAACCACGCTGGCGGTGTCGTTCTCGCCGGTTGGACAGGGACTGATCGTCGACGAGGTGGACGCCGACCTGCTGGCTGCGCTGCGTCGCGCGGTGCCGGCCACCAAGGGCAATGTTCGCCGGCTGGCTTCGCTGGGGCCGGTGCTCGACGGGATCGAGGCCCGCGTCGTCGACGAGGACGGCAACGTGCTGCCGCCCCGCGGCGTCGGGGTGATCGAGTTGCGCGGGGAGCCGATCACGCCCGGCTACATCACGATGGGCGGATTCATCCCGGCGCAGGACGAGCACGGCTGGTACGACACCGGTGACCTCGGCTACATCACCGAAAACGGTCACATCGTGGTGTGCGGCCGGGTCAAGGACGTCATCATCATGGCCGGCCGCAACATCTATCCCACCGACATCGAGCGCGCAGCTTGCCGGGTGGAAGGCGTCCGGCCCGGTTGCGCGGTGGCCGTGCGCCTCGACGCCGGGCACTCGCGGGAGACGTTCGCCGTCGCGGTCGAGTCCAACGCCTACGACGACCCGGCCGAAGTGCGTCGTATCGAGCATCAGGTCGCCCACGAGGTTGTCGCCGAGGTCGACGTGCGGCCCCGCAACGTCGTCGTGCTGGGACCCGGCACCATTCCCAAGACGCCGTCGGGCAAGCTGCGCCGGGCCAATTCCGTCACACTGGTCACGTAG
- the pth gene encoding aminoacyl-tRNA hydrolase: MAEPLLVVGLGNPGPNYARTRHNLGYLVADRLAARLGSTFKTHKRSGADIVTGRLAGCSVVLAKPRSYMNDSGRQVAPLAKFYSVPPADIVVIHDDLDLDFGRIRLKLGGGEGGHNGLRSVAAALGTKDFQRVRIGIGRPPGRKDPAAFVLENFTPAERAEVPTICEQAADATELLIELGLEPAQNVVHAW; the protein is encoded by the coding sequence ATGGCCGAACCCCTGTTGGTGGTCGGCCTTGGCAACCCGGGACCGAACTATGCCCGGACCCGGCACAACCTCGGATACCTGGTCGCCGATCGGCTTGCCGCGCGACTGGGCTCAACGTTCAAGACGCACAAGCGTTCCGGCGCCGACATCGTCACCGGCCGGCTCGCCGGCTGCTCGGTGGTGCTGGCCAAACCGCGCAGCTACATGAACGACTCGGGTCGCCAAGTCGCACCGCTGGCCAAGTTCTACTCGGTGCCGCCCGCCGACATCGTGGTCATCCACGACGACCTCGACTTGGACTTCGGCCGCATCCGGCTCAAGCTCGGTGGCGGCGAAGGCGGCCACAACGGGCTACGCTCGGTGGCTGCGGCGTTGGGCACCAAAGACTTTCAGCGGGTGCGCATCGGGATCGGGCGTCCACCGGGACGCAAAGATCCGGCCGCCTTCGTGTTGGAGAACTTCACCCCAGCTGAGCGCGCCGAGGTGCCGACAATATGCGAGCAGGCCGCCGACGCCACGGAGCTGCTTATCGAGTTGGGGCTAGAACCGGCGCAGAACGTCGTTCACGCCTGGTAA
- a CDS encoding 50S ribosomal protein L25/general stress protein Ctc, translating into MAKSAGSTTNQLTASVRSQTGKGASRRARRAGKIPAVLYGHGSDPQHLELPGNEFAAVLRHSGTNAVLTLNVDGKEQLALTKAIDVHPIRHTIQHADLLLVRRGEKVVVEVTVEVEGEPASGTLVTQETSTVEIEAEALSIPEQLTVSVQDAQPGTQFTAGQIALPRGVTLVSDPELLVVNVVNAPTAEELEAEGAGEIPEREEAPEEVAEEAEAAAPESE; encoded by the coding sequence TGCGAAGCCAGACCGGCAAAGGCGCATCTCGCCGGGCGCGACGCGCCGGCAAGATCCCGGCGGTCCTCTACGGTCACGGCAGCGATCCGCAGCATCTGGAGCTGCCCGGTAACGAATTCGCCGCGGTGCTGCGCCATTCCGGCACCAACGCTGTGCTGACCCTCAACGTCGACGGTAAGGAGCAGCTAGCGCTGACCAAGGCGATCGACGTCCACCCGATCCGGCACACCATCCAGCACGCCGACCTGCTGCTGGTGCGCCGCGGCGAGAAAGTCGTCGTCGAAGTGACCGTCGAGGTCGAGGGTGAGCCCGCGTCCGGCACCCTGGTCACCCAGGAGACCAGCACCGTCGAGATCGAGGCCGAGGCGCTGTCCATCCCCGAGCAGCTGACCGTCTCCGTCCAGGACGCCCAGCCCGGCACCCAGTTCACCGCCGGACAGATAGCGCTGCCGCGGGGCGTCACCCTGGTGTCAGATCCGGAGCTGCTGGTCGTCAATGTCGTGAACGCACCGACCGCCGAGGAGCTGGAGGCCGAAGGTGCCGGCGAGATTCCGGAACGCGAGGAAGCCCCGGAAGAGGTCGCCGAAGAAGCCGAAGCCGCCGCACCCGAGTCCGAGTAA